In the genome of Sardina pilchardus chromosome 14, fSarPil1.1, whole genome shotgun sequence, one region contains:
- the pigo gene encoding GPI ethanolamine phosphate transferase 3 has translation MKRLPVLGLLMWVCALFYVGIFLFVGGFLLVRLEVNRTSTCEDVLSPSAGSQADFCRAQPRFRRAVVLIIDALKADFARYDPSNRTPRPYENKLPVLQELMSLDRSHAGLFTFLADPPTTTMQRIKGFTTGSLPTFIDVGNNFASSAILEDNLIHQLGQAGKRVVFMGDDTWENLFPKKFHRSLPFPSFNVKDLHTVDDGILQHIYSTMKGEDWDVLIAHFLGVDHCGHRYGPDHPAMADKLTQMNGVIRSVVEQLQNDTLLVVMGDHGMTDTGDHGGESAKETEAALFLYSHAPLFPAPAAQPEPPVVPQTDLVPTLALLLGIPIPYSSVGQVLLPLFPPPGQRQGPRSGPDQAEALWVNVKQVHRFLETYSSMAKDISPERLSELRASFARVSSAYLASSQQGATAAVSPELLRSMQRYLSSVRDTCRASWARFHPGKMAAGAALLLGACVLCYVLAELSSAVLLLEGGAVRAPLVAGACVAACVAGAQLLCQGRLDATWCLAAAAGSSEVLFLWRSRSRSRGRNTHSSKGRAAASSPLTSATHSSKGRASSSSSPPQLVSAALLVLLLRCASLLSDSYVMAEGRVVTFLLCSLGLYVPLRLHWDGQLLPPPAADSQKPPGAATLPLPSWVVRREGAVLCLSLSVLIGSLYLTLGLHACREEQGASCQPSPFLAPLARVQDTRLRNLHYLLSLAALAAWTHLLYRWLRHYGNLNAPGTPVVLVARWLLPVAAVMTSLHWAVSATPEDSFRGLSELIRLAQSVLPRAAFALLGLGVALLWIDPLTVFVKHRARAPAGTHRAASSLMPPPPPRYRASTGISPQAELHHLIPQLYQRIRRSLEDGPVAEGGTDGEEDDGRPAVEAYGLGTVYSAPLLLLVGTVGTALLLLHPESMAPAFLLLLLEASALLHIHAACTTLSGQQGDYASSFSVPWAPVVLWSLAACQFFHATGHLPTFPSLQWGAAFVGFPDGHTGTLLPATLVTLNTFSSHILFALSCPLLLFWPLLAEVRCSKSGRTGGEESEDVVMEMRLRENPQQFSSALLQLAARYLFVCGAQVFASVCAAAVLRRHLMVWQVFAPKLMFEASGFLVGSVFLLLGVALVLRVDVAVSGWFKRLLPDASR, from the exons ATGAAGAGGCTGCCTGTGCTGGGGCTgctgatgtgggtgtgtgcccTGTTCTATGTGGGCATCTTCCTGTTTGTGGGGGGGTTCCTGCTGGTCCGACTGGAGGTGAACCGGACCAGCACATGTGAGGATGTCCTGTCGCCATCGGCCGGGTCGCAGGCGGACTTCTGCCGGGCCCAGCCTCGCTTCCGACGGGCCGTGGTGCTGATCATCGACGCCCTGAAGGCGGACTTCGCCCGCTACGACCCCTCCAACCGGACCCCCCGCCCGTACGAGAACAAGCTCCCCGTGCTGCAGGAGCTGATGTCGCTGGACAGGAGTCACGCCGGGCTGTTCACGTTCCTGGccgacccccccaccaccaccatgcagCGCATCAAGGGCTTCACCACCGGCTCCCTGCCCACCTTCATCGACGTGGGCAACAACTTCGCCTCCAGTGCCATCCTGGAGGACAACCTCATTCACCAGCTGGGCCAGGCAG GCAAGCGTGTGGTGTTCATGGGGGACGACACGTGGGAGAACCTGTTCCCGAAGAAGTTCCACCGCTCCTTGCCCTTCCCCTCCTTCAACGTCAAGGACCTGCACACGGTGGACGATGGCATCCTGCAGCACATCTACTCCACCA tGAAGGGGGAGGACTGGGACGTGCTGATTGCCCACTTCCTGGGTGTGGACCACTGTGGTCACCGCTACGGTCCTGACCACCCTGCCATGGCCGACAAACTCACCCAGATGAACGGCGTCATCAG gtcggTGGTGGAGCAGCTGCAGAATGACACCctgctggtggtgatgggggacCACGGGATGACGGACACGGGGGACCACGGAGGAGAGAGCGCCAAGGAGACCGAGGCCGCCCTCTTCCTCTACAGCCACGCCCCCCTCTTCCCTGCTCCTGccgcacag ccTGAGCCCCCTGTAGTGCCCCAGACGGACCTGGTGCCCACGTTGGCGCTCCTGCTGGGCATCCCCATCCCCTACAGCAGCGTGGGCCAGGTTCTACTGCCCCTGTTCCCCCCCCCGGGGCAACGCCAGGGACCACGCAGCGGCCCAGACCAGGCCGAGGCCCTGTGGGTCAACGTCAAGCAG GTGCACCGGTTCCTGGAGACGTACTCCAGCATGGCCAAAGACATCTCTCCCGAGCGCCTGTCCGAGCTGCGAGCCTCCTTCGCCCGCGTGTCGTCTGCATACCTGGCCTCCAGCCAGCAGGGGGCGACGGCGGCGGTGTCTCCTGAGCTGCTGCGCTCCATGCAGCGCTACCTGAGCTCCGTGAGGGACACGTGCCGGGCGTCCTGGGCGCGCTTCCACCCGGGCAAGATGGCGGCGGGCGCAGCGCTGCTGCTGGGCGCGTGCGTGCTATGCTACGTGCTAGCGGAGCTCTCCTCGgccgtgctgctgctggagggggGCGCTGTGAGGGCGCCCCTAGTGGCCGGCGCGTGTGTGGCCGCGTGTGTGGCCGGCGCTCAGCTGCTGTGTCAGGGCCGCCTGGACGCGACGTGGTGCCTTGCGGCGGCCGCAGGCTCCTCTGAGGTCCTCTTCCTGTGGCGTAGCCGTAGCCGTAGCCGCGGccgcaacacacactcctctaaggGCCGTGCGGCGGCGTCCTCTCCCCTCACGAGCGCCACACACTCCTCTAAAGGCCGcgcgtcgtcctcctcctctccccctcagcTGGTGAGCGCCgccctgctggtgctgctgctgcgctgcgCCTCTCTGCTGTCGGACAGCTACGTGATGGCGGAGGGCCGCGTGGTCACCTTCCTGCTGTGCTCGCTCGGCCTCTACGTGCCGCTGCGTCTCCACTGGGACGGGCAGCTGCTCCCGCCGCCCGCGGCCGACTCCCAGAAGCCCCCTGGTGCCGCTACGCTGCCTCTGCCTTCGTGGGTGGTGCGGCGTGAGGGGGCGGTGCTGTGCCTGAGCCTGAGCGTGCTGATTGGCTCGCTGTACCTGACGCTGGGGCTGCACGCGTGCCGTGAGGAGCAGGGCGCGTCGTGCCAACCCTCGCCCTTCCTGGCGCCCTTGGCGCGCGTGCAGGACACCCGGCTGCGGAACCTGCACTACCTGCTGTCGCTGGCCGCCCTCGCCGCCTGGACGCACCTGCTGTACCGCTGGCTGCGTCACTACGGCAACCTCAACGCGCCCGGCACGCCCGTGGTGCTGGTGGCGCGGTGGCTGCTGCCCGTCGCCGCGGTGATGACCAGCCTGCACTGGGCCGTCAGCGCCACGCCCGAGGACAGCTTCCGCGGCCTGTCCGAGCTCATCCGCCTGGCGCAGTCCGTGCTGCCGCGCGCCGCCTTCGCCCTGCTGGGCCTGGGGGTGGCGCTGTTGTGGATCGACCCGCTCACCGTCTTCGTCAAGCACCGGGCACGGGCACCGGCGGGCACCCACCGCGCCGCCTCCTccctgatgcccccccccccgccgcgcTACCGCGCCAGCACGGGCATCAGCCCCCAGGCCGAGCTGCACCACCTGATCCCGCAGCTCTACCAGCGCATTCGCCGCTCGCTGGAGGACGGCCCGGTGGCGGAGGGTGGCACGGACGGCGAGGAGGACGACGGGCGCCCCGCGGTGGAGGCGTACGGGCTGGGCACGGTGTACTCGgcgcccctgctgctgctggtgggcaCGGTTGGcacggcgctgctgctgctgcacccgGAGAGCATGGCGCCCgccttcctgctgctgctgctggaggcctCCGCCCTGCTGCACATACACGCCGCCTGCACCACCCTCTCCGGCCAGCAGGGGGACTACGCCT ctagTTTCAGTGTGCCCTGGGCGCCGGTGGTGTTGTGGTCGTTGGCGGCGTGCCAGTTCTTCCATGCCACGGGGCACCTGCCCACCTTCCCGTCGCTGCAGTGGGGCGCGGCCTTCGTGGGCTTCCCCGACGGGCACACGGGCACCCTGCTGCCCGCCACCCTCGTCACCCTCAACACCTTCTCCTCACACATCCTCTTCGCCT tgtccTGTCCCTTGTTGCTGTTCTGGCCCCTGTTGGCGGAGGTTCGCTGTAGCAAGAGTGGGCGGACTGGAGGGGAGGAGTCTGAGGATGTCGTCATGGAGATGCGATTGAGAGAGAATCCCCAGCAGTTTAGCTCCGCCCTCCTCCAGCTAGCAGCACGTTACCTCTTCGTCTGTGGAGCCCAG gtgtttgcgtctgtgtgtgcggcAGCTGTTCTCCGGAGGCATCTGATGGTGTGGCAGGTGTTCGCGCCCAA